Proteins encoded within one genomic window of Streptomyces sp. NBC_00523:
- the dxs gene encoding 1-deoxy-D-xylulose-5-phosphate synthase, with translation MTQPREARHARAVVGDGWDLLTRIGGPRDLDRLTPEQLEQLAEEIRTFLVDAVSKTGGHLGPNLGVVELTIALHRVFDSPKDKVLFDTGHQSYVHKLLTGRQDFSRLKSKGGLSGYPSRAESEHDVIENSHASTVLGWADGLAKANEVRGKDDHVVAVIGDGALTGGMAWEALNNIAAAKDRPLVIVVNDNERSYAPTIGGLANHLATLRTTDGYERFLARGKDLLERTPVVGKPLYETLHGAKKGLKDFIAPQGMFEDLGLKYVGPIDGHDIEALESALQRAKRFGGPVIVHCLTEKGRGYTPALQDEADRFHAVGKIHPDTGLPVATSGLDWTSVFGEEMVKLGHEREDIVAITAAMLQPVGLTRFEKDFPDRIYDVGIAEQHGAVSAAGLATGGLHPVFAVYATFLNRAFDQVLMDVALHKCGVTFVLDRAGITGTDGASHNGMWDMSILQVVPGLRIAAPRDADQVRAQLREAVEVDDAPTVVRFSKGAVGPSVKAVGTVGGMDVLREPGAARPDVLLVSIGALAPMCLEIADLLDAQGISTTVVDPRWVKPVDEALAPLAAQHRVVVTVEDNSRAGGVGSAVSQALRDADVDVPLRDFGIPPVFLDHASRKEVMAEIGLTAPDIARQVTGLVAKLDGRYESAEDRTVVERVRD, from the coding sequence GTGACACAGCCGCGCGAAGCGCGTCACGCACGGGCGGTGGTGGGCGACGGATGGGATCTGCTGACCCGCATCGGCGGACCGCGTGACCTCGACCGGCTCACTCCCGAGCAGCTGGAGCAGCTCGCCGAGGAGATCCGGACCTTCCTGGTCGACGCGGTCTCCAAGACCGGCGGACACCTCGGACCCAACCTCGGCGTGGTCGAGCTCACCATCGCCCTGCACCGGGTCTTCGACTCGCCGAAGGACAAGGTCCTCTTCGACACCGGCCACCAGAGCTACGTGCACAAGCTCCTCACCGGCCGCCAGGACTTCAGCAGGCTCAAGAGCAAGGGTGGCCTCTCCGGCTACCCCTCGCGCGCCGAGTCCGAGCACGACGTCATCGAGAACTCGCACGCCTCGACCGTCCTCGGCTGGGCCGACGGCCTCGCCAAGGCCAACGAGGTCCGCGGCAAGGACGACCACGTCGTCGCGGTCATCGGCGACGGCGCCCTCACCGGCGGCATGGCCTGGGAGGCGCTGAACAACATCGCCGCCGCCAAGGACCGCCCCCTCGTCATCGTCGTCAACGACAACGAGCGCTCCTACGCACCCACCATCGGCGGCCTCGCCAACCACCTGGCCACCCTGCGCACCACCGACGGCTACGAACGCTTCCTGGCCCGCGGCAAGGACCTCCTGGAGCGCACCCCCGTCGTCGGCAAGCCGCTGTACGAGACGCTGCACGGCGCCAAGAAGGGCCTCAAGGACTTCATCGCCCCGCAGGGCATGTTCGAGGACCTCGGCCTCAAGTACGTCGGCCCCATCGACGGCCACGACATCGAGGCCCTGGAATCCGCCCTCCAGCGCGCCAAGCGCTTCGGCGGTCCGGTCATCGTGCACTGCCTCACCGAGAAGGGTCGCGGCTACACCCCCGCGCTCCAGGACGAGGCCGACCGCTTCCACGCCGTCGGCAAGATCCACCCCGACACGGGCCTGCCCGTCGCCACCTCCGGCCTCGACTGGACCTCGGTGTTCGGCGAGGAGATGGTCAAGCTCGGCCACGAGCGCGAGGACATCGTCGCGATCACCGCGGCCATGCTCCAGCCGGTCGGCCTGACCCGGTTCGAGAAGGACTTCCCGGACCGGATCTACGACGTCGGCATCGCCGAGCAGCACGGCGCGGTCTCCGCGGCCGGCCTCGCCACCGGCGGCCTCCACCCGGTCTTCGCGGTGTACGCCACCTTCCTCAACCGCGCCTTCGACCAGGTCCTGATGGACGTCGCCCTGCACAAGTGCGGGGTCACCTTCGTCCTGGACCGGGCCGGCATCACCGGTACGGACGGCGCCTCGCACAACGGCATGTGGGACATGTCGATCCTCCAGGTCGTGCCCGGCCTGCGGATCGCCGCCCCGCGCGACGCCGACCAGGTCCGCGCCCAGCTGCGCGAGGCCGTCGAGGTGGACGACGCACCCACGGTCGTCCGCTTCTCCAAGGGCGCGGTCGGCCCGTCGGTCAAGGCCGTCGGCACGGTGGGCGGCATGGACGTGCTCCGCGAGCCCGGCGCCGCCCGGCCCGACGTGCTGCTCGTCTCCATCGGCGCGCTCGCCCCGATGTGCCTGGAGATCGCCGACCTGCTCGACGCCCAGGGCATCTCCACGACCGTCGTGGACCCGCGCTGGGTGAAGCCGGTGGACGAGGCCCTGGCCCCGCTCGCCGCGCAGCACCGCGTCGTCGTCACCGTCGAGGACAACAGCAGGGCCGGCGGCGTCGGCTCCGCGGTCTCCCAGGCGCTGCGCGACGCGGACGTCGACGTCCCGCTGCGCGACTTCGGCATCCCGCCGGTCTTCCTCGACCACGCCTCCCGCAAGGAGGTCATGGCCGAGATCGGGCTGACCGCGCCGGACATCGCCCGCCAGGTCACCGGCCTGGTCGCCAAGCTGGACGGGCGCTACGAATCGGCGGAGGACCGCACCGTCGTGGAGCGCGTCCGGGACTGA
- a CDS encoding amino acid permease, with protein MSTQQDLPPSGNGLFRTKTVEQSIRDTEEPEHALKKSLSALDLTVFGVGVVIGTGIFVLTGKVAKETAGPATALAFVVAGVVCALAALCYAEFASTVPVAGSAYTFSYASLGELVAWIIGWDLVLEFALGTAVVAVGWSGYVRSLLDNAGWHLPDVLSGPDVADGFGFDILAFALVLILTVILVLGMKLSARVTTVVVAIKIAVVLIVIIAGLFFIDTGNYSPFIPDAQPQPSGSGFDAPLVQLIFGYAPTNFGVMGIFTAASIVFFAFIGFDVVATAAEETKLPQRDMPRGILASLFICTVLYVAVSIVVTGMQHYTELSVSAPLADAFKAVGHPFYAGVISFGAAVGLTTVCMILLLGQTRVFFAMSRDGLLPRFFSKTHPRFRTPYRPTILLGVIIAVVAGVTSINELATLVNIGTLFAFVVVALGVIVLRRTRPDLHRAFRTPWVPAVPIVSVAASVWLMLNLPAETWLRFVVWMVIGVVIYFAYGRSHSRVNRDRV; from the coding sequence GTGAGCACGCAGCAGGACCTGCCCCCGAGCGGCAACGGGCTGTTCAGGACCAAGACGGTCGAGCAGTCCATCCGCGACACCGAGGAGCCGGAGCACGCCCTCAAGAAGTCGCTCTCGGCCCTCGACCTCACGGTCTTCGGGGTCGGCGTCGTCATCGGCACCGGCATCTTCGTCCTCACCGGCAAGGTCGCCAAGGAGACGGCGGGCCCGGCCACCGCCCTCGCCTTCGTCGTCGCGGGCGTCGTCTGCGCGCTGGCCGCCCTGTGCTACGCGGAGTTCGCGTCCACCGTCCCGGTCGCGGGGTCCGCGTACACCTTCTCGTACGCCTCCCTCGGCGAGCTGGTCGCCTGGATCATCGGCTGGGACCTGGTGCTGGAGTTCGCGCTGGGCACGGCGGTGGTCGCGGTCGGCTGGTCCGGCTACGTCCGCTCGCTGCTGGACAACGCGGGCTGGCACCTGCCGGACGTGCTGTCCGGGCCGGACGTGGCGGACGGCTTCGGCTTCGACATCCTGGCCTTCGCCCTGGTGCTGATCCTGACCGTGATCCTGGTCCTGGGCATGAAGCTTTCCGCCCGGGTCACCACGGTGGTGGTCGCCATCAAGATCGCCGTCGTCCTGATCGTGATCATCGCGGGCCTGTTCTTCATCGACACCGGGAACTACTCCCCGTTCATCCCCGACGCCCAGCCCCAGCCCTCCGGGTCCGGGTTCGACGCCCCGCTGGTCCAGCTGATCTTCGGCTACGCCCCGACGAACTTCGGCGTCATGGGCATCTTCACCGCCGCCTCCATCGTCTTCTTCGCCTTCATCGGCTTCGACGTCGTCGCCACGGCCGCGGAGGAGACGAAGCTGCCGCAGCGCGACATGCCGCGCGGCATCCTGGCCTCGCTGTTCATCTGCACCGTGCTCTACGTCGCGGTGTCGATCGTCGTCACCGGCATGCAGCACTACACCGAGCTGTCCGTCAGCGCCCCACTCGCCGACGCCTTCAAGGCCGTCGGACATCCCTTCTACGCCGGCGTCATCAGCTTCGGCGCCGCCGTCGGCCTCACCACGGTCTGCATGATCCTGTTGCTCGGCCAGACCCGGGTGTTCTTCGCGATGAGCCGGGACGGCCTGCTCCCGAGGTTCTTCTCCAAGACGCACCCGCGCTTCCGCACCCCGTACCGTCCGACCATCCTGCTCGGCGTGATCATCGCCGTCGTCGCCGGGGTGACCAGCATCAACGAGCTCGCCACGCTGGTGAACATCGGCACGCTCTTCGCCTTCGTGGTCGTCGCGCTCGGCGTCATCGTGCTGCGCCGCACCCGCCCGGACCTGCACCGCGCGTTCCGCACCCCGTGGGTGCCCGCCGTCCCGATCGTGTCGGTGGCCGCCTCGGTCTGGCTGATGCTCAACCTGCCCGCCGAGACGTGGCTGCGGTTCGTGGTCTGGATGGTGATCGGCGTGGTCATCTACTTCGCGTACGGCCGCTCGCACAGCCGGGTGAACCGCGACCGGGTCTGA
- a CDS encoding NTP pyrophosphohydrolase, with protein sequence MPNPLPLVIVDAANVVGSVPDGWWRDRRGAAERLRDSLVPYASDGLPGTPGPVDLVLVVEGRARDVAPVPGVRVAAAPGSGDDLIAELAAGAAAETAPRPCVVVTADRELRRRVEAHGARCTGPRTVRPEA encoded by the coding sequence ATGCCGAATCCGCTGCCCCTGGTGATCGTCGACGCGGCCAATGTCGTCGGGTCCGTCCCGGACGGCTGGTGGCGGGACCGGCGGGGTGCGGCCGAGCGGCTGCGCGACTCGCTGGTTCCCTACGCCTCCGACGGCCTGCCCGGTACGCCCGGCCCCGTCGACCTGGTGCTGGTGGTCGAGGGGCGGGCCCGGGACGTCGCGCCGGTGCCCGGGGTACGGGTGGCGGCTGCCCCGGGCAGCGGTGACGACCTGATCGCCGAACTGGCGGCGGGCGCGGCGGCGGAGACCGCGCCGCGCCCCTGTGTCGTCGTCACCGCGGACCGCGAGCTGCGCCGCCGGGTCGAGGCGCACGGGGCGCGGTGCACGGGGCCGCGCACGGTGCGGCCGGAGGCTTAG
- a CDS encoding LCP family protein has translation MSQDDTTPGQGSSPETPRRRGRKRVRTRGQRIRRVILVSALVLVVAAGGTAWWFWSHLNGNIKGVDINKALGEDRPEKLPTSGQNLLVLGSDSRAGSENKELGGGIGVSGARSDTALVVHIPEGRDKAVAVSIPRDTLVTRPECTKGDGSTVAGKDRVMFNSVYSQVGPACVVKTVEKMSGVRIDHYLEINFAGFKGLVDAIGGVNIDVKEPIHDKKTGLNVDAGPHKFDGTESLKFVRTRYSLSDGTDLSRIGLQQQFLMALLKEVKSQDLLGSPTSAYKIANSATAALTTDDELASLTSLAKFARSMNGVDPDTMETIMLPVEYDKIDHNRVVAVKSRADALWKALREDTPIPESAKKSPALGQG, from the coding sequence ATGAGCCAAGACGACACGACCCCCGGCCAGGGGAGCTCCCCGGAGACCCCCCGCCGCCGTGGGCGCAAGCGTGTCCGGACGCGGGGCCAGCGAATACGGCGGGTGATCCTGGTCTCGGCCCTGGTGCTCGTCGTCGCCGCGGGCGGCACCGCGTGGTGGTTCTGGAGCCACCTCAACGGCAACATCAAGGGCGTCGACATCAACAAGGCGCTCGGTGAGGACCGTCCCGAGAAGCTGCCCACCAGCGGGCAGAACCTGCTGGTCCTGGGGTCCGACTCGCGGGCCGGCTCGGAGAACAAGGAGCTGGGCGGCGGGATCGGGGTCAGCGGGGCCCGGTCCGACACCGCGCTCGTCGTGCACATCCCGGAGGGCCGTGACAAGGCCGTCGCCGTGTCCATCCCGCGCGACACCCTGGTGACCCGGCCCGAGTGCACCAAGGGCGACGGTTCGACGGTGGCCGGCAAGGACCGTGTGATGTTCAACTCGGTGTACTCGCAGGTCGGTCCGGCGTGTGTGGTCAAGACGGTCGAGAAGATGTCCGGGGTGCGGATCGACCACTACCTGGAGATCAACTTCGCCGGGTTCAAGGGGCTCGTGGACGCCATCGGCGGGGTGAACATCGACGTCAAGGAGCCCATCCACGACAAGAAGACCGGGCTGAACGTCGACGCCGGACCGCACAAGTTCGACGGCACCGAGTCCCTGAAGTTCGTCCGTACCCGGTACAGCCTCAGCGACGGCACCGACCTGAGCCGCATCGGCCTCCAGCAGCAGTTCCTGATGGCGCTGCTCAAGGAGGTCAAGAGCCAGGACCTGCTCGGCAGCCCGACCAGCGCCTACAAGATCGCCAACTCGGCCACGGCGGCCCTGACCACCGACGACGAGCTGGCCTCGCTCACCTCGCTCGCGAAGTTCGCCCGGTCCATGAACGGGGTCGACCCGGACACGATGGAGACGATCATGCTCCCCGTCGAGTACGACAAGATCGACCACAACCGCGTCGTGGCCGTGAAGTCGCGGGCGGACGCGCTGTGGAAGGCGCTCCGCGAGGACACCCCGATCCCCGAGTCCGCCAAGAAGTCCCCGGCCCTCGGCCAGGGCTGA